TTATTGGTTAAGACTGAATATCTCGTATGACTACTTTATCCGCACAACGGATAGTGTTCATGAGAAGGTTGTGATGGATAGTTTCCGAAAACTATATGAAAAAGGCTATGTGTACAAGGACAAATATGGCGGGTTCTACTGCGTAGAGTGTGAAAAATACTATTTACCTGGAGAATACGTTGAAGTGGAGGGCAAGCCTTACTGCCCCATTCACAACAAACCCTTGGAATACTTAGAGGAGGAAACATATTATTTCAAACTAAGCGAGTTTAAGGATTTCTTGCTTCAGGTTTTAAGAAACGATAAAATTGTCTATCCTGAGGAGTATTCCCTTGAAGTTACTTCTAGAATAGAAAAAGAGGGTTTGAGAGACATATCTATTGCAAGGCCTGTTGAAAGGGTTTCATGGGGCGTCAAAGTACCTTTCGACCCGAGTTACGTGATATACGTATGGTTTGATGCCCTATTGAACTACATAACTGGGGCAGGATATGCCACGGATCCCTCAAGGTTTGAGAAATATTGGGTAAACGTCCACCATGTTGTTGGGAAAGATATTTTATGGTTCCACACAGCTGTTTGGTTCTCAATCCTTAAAGCACTAGATATTCCTCTGCCTAAAAAAGTCCTTGTACACGCGTTCCTGATAAACAAAGGTTTGAAAATCGGTAAGAGCGCTGGAAATGTTATTTCGATAGATGATCTGCTTTCAAGATACAACGGCCCTGACGGAGTTAGATACATACTATCTCGAGTATTCAATATGAGCAAAGACAGTGAGGTTTCATTCGAATTAATGGATGCCATATACAACGATGAATTAGCAGACACGTACGGAAATCTTGTCAGAAGAGTGGGAGCCCTAGCAATGAAGAAATTAAAGGGTAAAATCTATAGAAGAGAGGTTGATAAGAAGCTGAATGAGCAGATAACCCTCAGGCTGAACACCTACCTTGAGCGCATGGGGAATTATGACGTGCCAGGCGCAATTATTGAAATAATGGAGCTTTTAAGAGAGGGTAATGCTTACGTTAACAACACCAGGCCTTGGGAGAAGGAGGATCCTAGCAAGGAGCTTTACAGTCTACTAGAGCTTATTAGGGTTTCAACAATAGCGTTGGCTCCCGTGATTCCTAATGCCGCCTCGAAAGTGGCTGAGGAGTTTGGGTTTAGGATTGAAAATCCTGCAAGAGTTCAGCTAGGAGTGCTTGAAAGATACAATATAAGAAATGCTCCTATACTTTTCAAGAAAGTAATGCCACAGCGGAGTACGTGATTTAAGGGATACTTGGAATGAAGTATTATCTTGCAATAGATCTCGGCGCTTCTAAAACTAGAATAGCAGTTTGCTCGAAAGGCTCGATTATTGGAAAAATCGTTGAGACAACTCCTAAACAAGGGGATGAATACACTATTGCGAGATTTATTTGGGAAGGCGTGATGAAACATTTTCCTGAGTATATTGAAAATATTGAAGCCGTAGGAGTAGCGTCCATTGGCCCCTTGGACGTAAAAAGAGGCGTAGCCGTGAACCCGACGAATCTCCCGTTTAAAGAAATAAAACTTCTAGAGCCTTTAACAAAGTACTTTAAGGCAAGGGTTATAGTAGCAAACGATGCCGTGGCTGCTGCATGGGGCGAGAAAAACTACGGCTTGGGAAAACCGTTCAGAAACCTCATATACCTCACCCTAAGCACCGGTATTGGAGCGGGAGTCATAGTTGACAACCATTTGCTGATTGGTAAGGAGGGCAACGCACACGAGGTAGGCCACATTGTTGTCGACTTCAATTCCGAACTAGAATGTGGGTGCGGGGGAAGGGGGCACTGGGAGGCTTTTGCAGGCGGGATAAACATTCCTAGAGTGGCTAAATGGCTTGCTTCAAAACACGGGATTAATTCAGACTTGCTCGAATTTTTAATGAAACACCCCGAGGCCACTGCAAAAGATGTTTTCGAATACTACAGGCGGGGAGACCGTCTAGCCGAGCTGGTAGTTGACTTGTACGTGAAAGCCTCGAGGGCAGGTATAGCCTCCATAATAAATACTTACGATCCGGAGCTCCTGGTCATAGGGGGCGGAGTGTTTCTTAACAACCAGGACATACTCTTCGAGAGAATGTTAGACGGGTTGGAGAACGATGTTGTAACTTCAAAGCCTATCATTAAACCAACAGGCTTCGGAGATGATGTTGGCTTATACGGTGCGTTAGCATTAGCGGTTAATCCTCCACGCGAGCTTGTCGAAGTACAGGGTATTTGACTATTTAATTTTTACAGTGAACGCTTCAACTAAAGCCGCTAGAGCCAATATAAGCAACCCTACTATAAGTAGCCTCCAGGAGTTAGGTCTTCTCCAAGTAAAGGCAAAGGTAATGAAGAATGAATAACTAATCAGTTCAAGGATCGCATGTGGCATGATCAATAAGAGGATTGGACTGTAATCTCCCATTGCTAGCTTTTCAGGGGTTAAAGTACCTATTACCAGTCCAGCATTGTTAACACCTACGCTCATCGGAATCGTGCCTAAACAAGGTGTAATTGATGCTAAAGCGATCCCCATGTTGTTCAGGAAGATCGCACCGGACAGGCTAAGAACCGGTAAATCCTGGAGAGATGAAATTCCTTGCAAGGACTCCCTGAATATTAGAGAATACGTCCTGTACCCTGCTACACCTATCATTATTGACAACATTATCATTAGATAAATTAATCCCGCATTAACAAGGAGAATCCTAGATACGCTATTATTCCTGAGTTTTAGATTCACAAAACTCCATGCAAGGCCTATGCCAAAATTCATTAAAAAAATCGAGGGCAACCCAAGATATCCTAGCACAGCGTGGAGTGAGCTGAAGGTTAGAAGAAGACCTATGAAAAACGCTAAGGGCTTTGCAGGCTCGTAAACTGTTGTTTCATACTCTATCCTAGGAGGAGGGTTAGGATGGGTGGCATGTACTCTTTCAATGTGACTATTATAGGTTTTCACTACTCTGAATGATTGGTAAATTAGATAAGTGCCAAGAGTTAGGAAAACAAGCGCTATTTCAACAATGATGCGCTCCGTGAAGAAATACGGTGTGAGTTTCTTACCCAGTAGGGCCTCTTCCTCATCGATCATGTGGTCTCTAAGCGTTTTTTCAACCAAGCTTATAATTATAGGGTATGAAAAACCACCAGTGACAAGTGAGAGTACCAGTCCCGTAGCCGGTGAAGGTATCTTAGCCTTTGAAAGCCTGTTTTTCAGGTAGTATAGGGATGCGTTGAAAGACCCTCCTCCTAGGAAGTAGTATGTGGTTACTCCGCTCGTGTAAAGATGGTTGATCACTTTATCCAAGAGGATATACGTGCTTACACTAGAGGAAAGCAGTGATGCTATGAGGAATGAGGAAACGATCGAAGACGTGAATAGTGTGAGGTTTAAGGATAATGCTTCCACCAGCATTAACAAAGCAGATAGAATAAAGCCCGTGATGAACATCCCGGGGAGTACGTGAATGAAGGAAGTGATCTTGTCGAATTTGAAAGACCGGACAAGGGGCTCTAACTCTCCAGCCGTTTGCTGTATCGTCTCGCTTGACATTTTCCCACCCATTTTAAAGTTAAACCATTATATTATTAAATCTTGGTGATTCAATGGTTAAAGCCTTACTCCTTCACGGGGGTGCCGGCTCCTGGAGAGAATCTAAGGTTAAGGAGAATGCTGTTGAAGCGATCAGGAATTGCACGCTTGAAGGATGGAGAGCGTTGAACACCACTAATAACAGCGTGGAGGCAGTAATCTCTGCTGTTGCTTGCATGGAGGATTCGGGCTATTTGAACGCAGGCGTTGGATCGGTGCTTGACCTTCACGGAGGTAGAAGCCTTGATGCTGGAGTAATGAGTTCCAATGGGCTGTTAGGAGCCGCCGCAGGAGTGAGAAGGATTAGGAACCCGATTAAACTCGCAAGAATCATTGCTGAAGAGACCCCGCACGTGTTGATTGTTGGTGAGGATGCTGACAACTACGGATTGCTCCGTGGCCTACCCCTGCTACCTCCTCCCCCGTTACATGTATATGAACGATATATCGAGTCGTTGAGAAAACTTCTTTCACACGAGGTAAAAACCGAGTATGGTGGAAAACTGGTCGAATACTTGGTTAAAAACAGTAGTGTTAAACAAGCTTTGAAAAAAGTTGCTGATGTCGGAGACACTGTGGGAGCGGTCGCGATAGATGATAACCAGGTTTTAGCAGCTGCAACAAGCACCGGGGGAGTTTCGTTTAAACTACCTGGGAGAGTGGGGGATTCACCTATCCCCGGTGCAGGTTTCTACGCATCCAACAATATAGCGTGTAGCGCTACAGGTATTGGAGAATATATTATAAGGGCAATGCCTTGTTTGAAGGCCCACCTTGAATATCCACGGTTTGGGGACGCTTGGAAAACAGCTCGCAACGTGCTAAGGGAGGTAACGGAAGCTGTTGGAAGCGATACTATGGGCTTCGTCCTAGTTGATAACAAGGGGAGAATAGCGTATGCATATAATACGGAGGCTATGTTGATCGGCTATGTTACTGAAAACGGCGAAATCGTCGTTGATGAGAAGCCTCCACAATATCTTGAGAAACCGTTCTAAGGGTAATTGTATGGGTAAAGCTTTAATTCTTGACATAGATGGGACAATAATACCTTTCCTGGTTGACTTCGAATCCCTAAGGGAGAGGGTGAGAAGACTTCTAGGGGTTAATGAAGAACTTAGACCACTGGGCCTCTCGCTGGAAAGGCTGAACGTGCCTGAGGAACTGAAGAATCAAGCATGGGAGCTTATTGAAAAGGAAGAGCTTGAATCAATAAATAGTTTAAAACCAAACGATTACGAGGAAAACGTTGAAACCATTTGCAACCTTCACCAATCGGGTTTTAAAATAGCAATGGTAACAAACAGGTCGAGTAAAACAGCAATCGCTTTGCTTGAAAAAATCAACCTGAAAAACTGTGTTGACCTGATAATTACGAGAGAGGATGGGCTGGATAGGAGGCGACAACTTGAAAAAGCATTAGGGTCTCTTAAAGCAGGATGGGCAGGTTTCCTAGGGGACACTGTTTACGATGAAAAAGCTGCCAGGGAGCTCAACATACCTTTTCGGAGAGTTATATCGCATAGAATGCTTCCCTCTCTCATTAAGGAACTAATACAACAAGGCAGGTGACAAGAATGGTGTTATTTAAATATTTATTAGCACTATTTCACTTAACCAGTGGGGATTAGCATGGTTACGCTCCTAGAGCTTTTCATAGAGTTCGCGAAAATAGGGGCGATCATGTTCGGCGGGGGGTACGGCGGCATCTCACTTCTCTATAAAGAGCTAGTGGAGATAAAGGGTTGGATCAGCGATCAAGAGTTCGTAGAAATTTTGGGAGTTGCGGAGAGCACACCTGGGCCGATAGCCATCAACTCTGCTACCTGGATCGGTTACAAGCTGGGAGGTATTCCCGGCTCACTCTTAGCAACTCTCGGAGTGATCACAGTTCCATACTTCGTGATTATGGCGATAGTGCTGTCTCTCTACCCATACATGGAGCACCCCGTGGTCAGGACTGCGTTCAGAGGGATTAACGCGGCGGTAGTGGCCTTAATTCTATACGCATTAATCAGCGTGAGCAGGACGGTTTTGCTTGAGAAAAATACGGGAATGATAAACTTTGTAGCACTTGGTATCTTCCTGATAGCATTCATAATCCTTTACGTGTTGAAACAGCACCCCTTTGTCTCAATAGTGATTTCTGCAGGGTTAAGCCTGGCTTTGAAATTCCTTTTCGGAATATGAAATTGTTAAAGTTTTTCAACAACAATATTTTAACATAACCCTTTGTGTTAGAAAAGTATTTATATATTGACGCAGGGAATACGTAAAACTGGATGGTAGTAATGATTGACGAATCCCTCCTATACATGGCTATTAAACACGCCTCGGAGCTGGGAGCAGAATATGTTGAGGCAAGGTTTCAGAAGGACTACGGGTTCGCAGTGAGCCTTCGGAATGGAAAAATCCTTGGAGCGGGGTCGAGCAGGAAGAGCGGGGTCGGCATTAGAGTTCTTGTAAACGGATCCCTCGGCTTTTCATCAACAAATATCATCGATCGAGAAAACGTTTTGGAAGCCGTTGAAAAGGCTGTGGCCAGGGCTAAATCGCTGAGCAGTCTAAGGAAAAACCCTATCAAGTTCTCTAATGAGCGAGTTGGGAAAGCGTCTTACCAAGTAATGGTTAAGCGGAGGCTCGAGGACTTGGTGGTAGAGGATGTCGTGGAAATGGGTTCATCCCTCTACAATACTCTTACAAAGGAGTTGACGAAGGCTAAAATACCAGTTTCAACATTCAGCTTTGAAACCCATACCCAGGAGAAGCTGATAATTACAAGCGAGGGCGCGTTCATCCACTCTATTGTTCCTAGAATATATGTTGATTCGAATAATGTGCTGTTTAGCCCTGAAAAAGGAACACTGCAGAGAATGGTTAGCTTCGCGGCATCAGGAGGGTTAGAGCTAATTGATGAGTGGAAACCTGTTGAAGCTATTGTGGACGAGATGAAGCGGTTGGAGAATGTGCTAGTAAATGGGGTCCAACCCCCTAGGGAGAAAGTGGATGTAGTAGTGGGTTCGGAGATAGTGGGGCTTCTCGTCCACGAGTCTGCGGGACACCCGATGGAGGCTGATAGAATCCTGGGGCGTGAAGCAGCGCAGGCGGGAGAATCCTATGTGAAGCCCGAGATGATAGGCTCGTTCCGGATTGGCAACGAGTATGCAACGGTTATAGAAGACCCCACTATCCCGGGAGGCAACGGTTTTTACCTTTATGATGACGAAGGTGTTCCCGCTAAGCCGAGATACCTGTATAAAGAGGGGTTGATTCACGAGCCTCTTCACAACAGGCACACAGCCTTCTTGTTCGGCACCAGGAGCAATGGAGCTGCGAGAGCCATGGATTACGCTTCCGAGCCCATAATAAGAATGAGCAACACCTATTTCAAACCCGGAGACATGGGCTTCGAGGAACTTATAGAAGACATAGAGTTCGGAGTTTACCTCAAGTCCTATATGGAGTGGAACATCGACGATGTAAGATGGAATCAGAGATACGTGGGATTAGAAGCATACTTGATAAGAAACGGAGAGCTCGCAGAGCCTGTAAGAGACCCTATATTGGAAATTACGACGCAGGGATTCTACAGTAGCATAGTAGGGGTTGATAAAAACCTAGTATTCTACCCGGGGACATGTGGAAAGGGCGAGCCTTCCCAAGGTGTCCCCGTATGGTTTGGAGGGCCCAATGTTAGGTTGAAAAAGATCACGCTGGGGGTGAGGGCTTAATGAGCATGGATCTCGAGCTCGGACGCAAAATAATTGAAAGCTTGAGGAGCAGGTTTGACGAAGTAGCGGTAAGCATTGTTACACGTGACAACGTGATGGTGAAGCTGTGGAATAGTGAGCCTTCTGTGGTTCAAAGCTGGAAGATCACGGATGTAATGTTAAGGCTTGCAAAGAATAGGAGATTATTCCTACTTGAATACTCGACAAGAGATCCGGAGGCACTCCTGAAAGATGTTGAAGAACTGCCCAAGATGGCTGAGAAGATCGAGGAGGCTGAAATATATGCCCCGTTACCGGATCCTGGAGTTGTTAAACCTGTTGAAGGGGGAGTCGACCCCATTGCGTTGTCAGCTAGAAACGAGCCTGGAAAGCTAGTATACAGAATGATTGATGCGGCTTTAAAATACAATGTGGACCGCGTAGCCGGCACTCTCACGCTCGGCTATGAAACCAGGGCCGTCCTTAATAGCAAAGGATTTGAAGCGTCTGAATCCAAGACAAGCGTCGAAGCGTATTTACGAGCTTTCAAAGGAGAATTCAGTGGTCATTGGGCTTATGGAGGGACAAGGCTGAACGAGCCGAAGCTTGTTGAAGTAGGCGACCGTGCCGGGTACCTAGCAACGGTTTCTAACAGGAAAGTGGACTTATCACCGGGCAAGTACACTGTCATCCTATCCCCTCTCGTGGTTGGAAACCTGGTGAACTATCTCACCTTTATGGCCTCTGCTATGGCGGTGATAATGGGCTACTCGATGTTCCTGAAGTACAAACCCGGTGAAAAAGTTGCTGCTGAAACTTTAACGCTCCTAGATAAACCTAGGGATCCAACGCTCCCAGGTTTCGCATCATTCGATGACGAAGGGGTTGAAACTTTTGATAAACCAATAATTGAAAACGGCAGATTGGTGAGCCTCCTGCACAATGTTTCAACAGCCAGTAAAATGGGTGTTAAATCAACAGGTAATGCTGGATGGATGTTCCCGCATCCATGGAACCTAGAGCTCTCCCCTGGAGAGCTGAGCGAGAAAGACTTGTTCAAAGACGTGGAGAAAGGAGTGTTCTTCTCAAACAACTGGTATACCAGGTATCAAAACTACGCTGAAGGCGTTTTCTCAACAGTCTCCAGAGACGCCACCTTGTATGTGGAAAATGGAGAAGTAGTCGGCCAGGTAGGCAGAGTGAGGCTTTCAACATCATTCCCAATACTTTTAGCCAACACTACCGGGTGCACCAGGGAAAGATATGATGTCATGTGGTGGGAGGTTAGAACTCCCTCCAGAATACCCTTCTTAGTTGCCAAAGATATAATGGTAACGCGTCCAGAAATCTAGTGAAGGTTGTCTTATAAACATTTTTTAACTTTTTCCAACCCCTCTTCAAACCCGGCAAAATCCTTCCATGCCATTATAAAACATGTACCA
This region of Thermosphaera aggregans genomic DNA includes:
- the metG gene encoding methionine--tRNA ligase; the encoded protein is MNTFYITTPIYYPNGPPHIGHAYTTVYADVLARFARLLEKDVFFLTGNDEHGLKIQRFAEKLGKTPKEVVDEMATVYRDYWLRLNISYDYFIRTTDSVHEKVVMDSFRKLYEKGYVYKDKYGGFYCVECEKYYLPGEYVEVEGKPYCPIHNKPLEYLEEETYYFKLSEFKDFLLQVLRNDKIVYPEEYSLEVTSRIEKEGLRDISIARPVERVSWGVKVPFDPSYVIYVWFDALLNYITGAGYATDPSRFEKYWVNVHHVVGKDILWFHTAVWFSILKALDIPLPKKVLVHAFLINKGLKIGKSAGNVISIDDLLSRYNGPDGVRYILSRVFNMSKDSEVSFELMDAIYNDELADTYGNLVRRVGALAMKKLKGKIYRREVDKKLNEQITLRLNTYLERMGNYDVPGAIIEIMELLREGNAYVNNTRPWEKEDPSKELYSLLELIRVSTIALAPVIPNAASKVAEEFGFRIENPARVQLGVLERYNIRNAPILFKKVMPQRST
- a CDS encoding ROK family protein, whose amino-acid sequence is MKYYLAIDLGASKTRIAVCSKGSIIGKIVETTPKQGDEYTIARFIWEGVMKHFPEYIENIEAVGVASIGPLDVKRGVAVNPTNLPFKEIKLLEPLTKYFKARVIVANDAVAAAWGEKNYGLGKPFRNLIYLTLSTGIGAGVIVDNHLLIGKEGNAHEVGHIVVDFNSELECGCGGRGHWEAFAGGINIPRVAKWLASKHGINSDLLEFLMKHPEATAKDVFEYYRRGDRLAELVVDLYVKASRAGIASIINTYDPELLVIGGGVFLNNQDILFERMLDGLENDVVTSKPIIKPTGFGDDVGLYGALALAVNPPRELVEVQGI
- a CDS encoding isoaspartyl peptidase/L-asparaginase; its protein translation is MVKALLLHGGAGSWRESKVKENAVEAIRNCTLEGWRALNTTNNSVEAVISAVACMEDSGYLNAGVGSVLDLHGGRSLDAGVMSSNGLLGAAAGVRRIRNPIKLARIIAEETPHVLIVGEDADNYGLLRGLPLLPPPPLHVYERYIESLRKLLSHEVKTEYGGKLVEYLVKNSSVKQALKKVADVGDTVGAVAIDDNQVLAAATSTGGVSFKLPGRVGDSPIPGAGFYASNNIACSATGIGEYIIRAMPCLKAHLEYPRFGDAWKTARNVLREVTEAVGSDTMGFVLVDNKGRIAYAYNTEAMLIGYVTENGEIVVDEKPPQYLEKPF
- a CDS encoding HAD family hydrolase, which produces MGKALILDIDGTIIPFLVDFESLRERVRRLLGVNEELRPLGLSLERLNVPEELKNQAWELIEKEELESINSLKPNDYEENVETICNLHQSGFKIAMVTNRSSKTAIALLEKINLKNCVDLIITREDGLDRRRQLEKALGSLKAGWAGFLGDTVYDEKAARELNIPFRRVISHRMLPSLIKELIQQGR
- a CDS encoding chromate transporter, translated to MVTLLELFIEFAKIGAIMFGGGYGGISLLYKELVEIKGWISDQEFVEILGVAESTPGPIAINSATWIGYKLGGIPGSLLATLGVITVPYFVIMAIVLSLYPYMEHPVVRTAFRGINAAVVALILYALISVSRTVLLEKNTGMINFVALGIFLIAFIILYVLKQHPFVSIVISAGLSLALKFLFGI
- a CDS encoding TldD/PmbA family protein, whose translation is MIDESLLYMAIKHASELGAEYVEARFQKDYGFAVSLRNGKILGAGSSRKSGVGIRVLVNGSLGFSSTNIIDRENVLEAVEKAVARAKSLSSLRKNPIKFSNERVGKASYQVMVKRRLEDLVVEDVVEMGSSLYNTLTKELTKAKIPVSTFSFETHTQEKLIITSEGAFIHSIVPRIYVDSNNVLFSPEKGTLQRMVSFAASGGLELIDEWKPVEAIVDEMKRLENVLVNGVQPPREKVDVVVGSEIVGLLVHESAGHPMEADRILGREAAQAGESYVKPEMIGSFRIGNEYATVIEDPTIPGGNGFYLYDDEGVPAKPRYLYKEGLIHEPLHNRHTAFLFGTRSNGAARAMDYASEPIIRMSNTYFKPGDMGFEELIEDIEFGVYLKSYMEWNIDDVRWNQRYVGLEAYLIRNGELAEPVRDPILEITTQGFYSSIVGVDKNLVFYPGTCGKGEPSQGVPVWFGGPNVRLKKITLGVRA
- a CDS encoding TldD/PmbA family protein, translated to MSMDLELGRKIIESLRSRFDEVAVSIVTRDNVMVKLWNSEPSVVQSWKITDVMLRLAKNRRLFLLEYSTRDPEALLKDVEELPKMAEKIEEAEIYAPLPDPGVVKPVEGGVDPIALSARNEPGKLVYRMIDAALKYNVDRVAGTLTLGYETRAVLNSKGFEASESKTSVEAYLRAFKGEFSGHWAYGGTRLNEPKLVEVGDRAGYLATVSNRKVDLSPGKYTVILSPLVVGNLVNYLTFMASAMAVIMGYSMFLKYKPGEKVAAETLTLLDKPRDPTLPGFASFDDEGVETFDKPIIENGRLVSLLHNVSTASKMGVKSTGNAGWMFPHPWNLELSPGELSEKDLFKDVEKGVFFSNNWYTRYQNYAEGVFSTVSRDATLYVENGEVVGQVGRVRLSTSFPILLANTTGCTRERYDVMWWEVRTPSRIPFLVAKDIMVTRPEI